In Treponema denticola, one genomic interval encodes:
- a CDS encoding FMN-binding protein, whose protein sequence is MKNYKIILAALCFICIFSCSKTETKKSIKYKDGVYKSFANIKDDWGGTAEVEIKIEEGKIVECTFLSYEKNGKLKGPEYGKVDGVIKNMGLYKIAQASILRAAEYGQKLIETQNIDDVDVIAGASISYKLFKDAVENALQSAMQNAKEN, encoded by the coding sequence ATGAAAAATTATAAAATTATTTTGGCTGCACTGTGTTTTATCTGTATTTTTTCTTGTTCAAAAACGGAAACAAAGAAGAGTATAAAATATAAAGACGGCGTTTATAAGTCTTTTGCCAATATTAAAGACGATTGGGGCGGAACAGCCGAGGTTGAAATAAAAATTGAAGAGGGTAAGATTGTTGAGTGTACATTTTTGTCTTACGAAAAAAACGGCAAGCTAAAAGGGCCTGAATACGGAAAGGTTGACGGAGTTATAAAAAATATGGGCCTTTATAAAATTGCTCAAGCCTCTATTTTAAGAGCTGCGGAGTACGGTCAAAAATTGATTGAAACTCAAAATATTGATGATGTCGATGTAATTGCCGGTGCTTCAATTTCTTATAAACTGTTTAAAGATGCGGTTGAAAATGCATTGCAGAGTGCAATGCAAAATGCAAAAGAAAATTAA
- a CDS encoding ABC transporter ATP-binding protein has product MNILTLTEISKIYGDLKALDKINLTVEEGEWLSIMGPSGSGKTTLMNIIGCMDKPSLGKIDLAGQDISKLSSKELTIVRRDMIGLVFQQFHLVNYLTALENVMMAQYYHSLPDEKEALEALESVGLKERAKHLPNQLSGGEQQRVCIARALINHPKLLLADEPTGNLDEKNEKLVMEIFEKLHNAGSTIIVVTHDPEVADQAERMVVLEHGKIARIEKMSRVRPSRGENV; this is encoded by the coding sequence ATGAATATTTTAACCTTAACCGAAATTTCAAAAATATATGGAGATCTTAAAGCCCTCGATAAAATAAATTTAACGGTTGAAGAGGGAGAGTGGCTTTCTATAATGGGGCCTTCGGGTTCAGGTAAAACCACATTGATGAACATAATCGGCTGTATGGATAAGCCTTCTTTAGGAAAAATTGATTTGGCGGGTCAGGACATTTCAAAGCTTTCTTCTAAAGAATTGACGATAGTCAGGCGGGATATGATAGGCTTGGTTTTTCAACAATTTCACCTTGTAAACTATCTTACAGCCCTTGAAAATGTTATGATGGCCCAGTATTATCACAGCCTCCCCGATGAAAAGGAAGCTCTTGAAGCCCTTGAAAGTGTAGGTTTAAAAGAAAGAGCCAAGCATCTGCCCAATCAATTATCGGGAGGAGAACAGCAGCGTGTCTGTATTGCCCGTGCCCTGATAAATCATCCCAAACTCCTGCTTGCCGATGAACCTACGGGAAACCTTGATGAAAAGAACGAAAAACTTGTAATGGAAATTTTTGAAAAACTCCATAATGCGGGAAGCACCATCATAGTTGTAACCCATGATCCTGAGGTTGCAGATCAGGCTGAACGGATGGTTGTTCTTGAGCACGGTAAAATAGCAAGAATTGAAAAAATGAGCAGGGTAAGACCTTCAAGAGGAGAGAATGTATGA
- a CDS encoding ABC transporter permease: MTKNKMYFKMIMSSLLRRRSRMLVALLAIAIGSTVLSGLLTIYYDIPRQMGTVFRSYGANMIFLPSESDAKIKKEQIDKIKKEIDSGKLVGFAPYIYKPAKVNEQPYMIAATDLISAKNNSPYWLVRGQWPDKKKEVLIGHEISKAIGLSVGDNFIVNTPKPDGDVTVNEFKVSGIVTTGGVEEEFIFMSLEDIKNIVGYNDSFDVIECSIDGNRDYLNLIAEKVSNDVKGITPRLVKRVTESQDTVLSKLQALVWIVTIIVLFLTMICVTTTMMAVVVERRKEIGLKKALGASNKSVVIDFLGEAVMLGLMGGILGIGLGYLFANNVSISVFAREVSFPIRLAPFTVISSIVITIVASLFPVRATVDVDPALVLRGE, translated from the coding sequence ATGACTAAAAATAAGATGTATTTTAAAATGATAATGAGTTCTTTATTGCGGCGCCGTTCAAGAATGTTGGTAGCTTTACTGGCTATTGCAATCGGTTCAACCGTTTTATCGGGCTTATTGACTATTTACTACGACATTCCGCGGCAGATGGGAACAGTGTTCCGCTCATACGGGGCAAATATGATATTTCTTCCTTCCGAAAGCGATGCAAAAATAAAAAAAGAACAAATCGATAAAATTAAAAAAGAAATCGACTCAGGCAAACTTGTAGGTTTTGCTCCTTATATTTATAAACCTGCAAAGGTAAACGAGCAGCCCTATATGATAGCAGCTACCGATCTTATAAGTGCAAAGAACAATAGTCCATATTGGCTGGTGCGGGGACAATGGCCTGACAAAAAAAAGGAAGTTTTAATCGGCCATGAAATAAGTAAGGCTATAGGTTTATCTGTAGGAGATAATTTTATTGTAAACACTCCAAAACCTGACGGAGATGTAACCGTAAACGAGTTTAAGGTTTCAGGCATAGTTACAACAGGGGGTGTCGAAGAAGAGTTTATCTTTATGAGCCTTGAGGATATAAAAAATATTGTCGGCTATAATGATTCTTTCGATGTAATTGAGTGCAGTATTGACGGAAACAGGGACTATCTTAATTTAATTGCCGAAAAAGTTTCAAACGATGTAAAAGGTATTACCCCCCGTCTTGTAAAGCGTGTTACCGAATCTCAGGATACGGTTTTAAGTAAACTTCAAGCCCTTGTTTGGATTGTTACCATTATTGTTTTGTTTTTGACTATGATATGTGTAACCACTACCATGATGGCCGTAGTAGTTGAACGCAGAAAAGAAATAGGCTTAAAAAAAGCTTTAGGTGCTTCAAATAAAAGTGTTGTTATAGATTTTTTGGGAGAAGCGGTTATGCTTGGGCTCATGGGCGGTATTTTAGGAATAGGGCTCGGTTACTTATTTGCAAATAATGTAAGTATAAGTGTCTTTGCAAGAGAAGTTTCCTTTCCCATAAGGCTGGCACCTTTTACCGTAATTTCTTCCATCGTTATAACTATTGTTGCCTCCCTCTTTCCCGTAAGGGCAACTGTGGATGTGGACCCAGCTCTTGTTTTGCGCGGAGAGTAA
- a CDS encoding ABC transporter permease, with protein sequence MENLQIKKLTAYELAKLNIKRKPFRTASLIILTAVLAFSLFAGSFLVKSLRGGMLSLSNRLGADIIVVPQGYDSKIESALLRGEPNSFYFDTEVVERVKKIEGVELASPQLFIATLSAGCCSFPLQIIGIDFDSDFNVKPWLKKQIKLPLLDNQIVAGSNISGDYNSQVKFFNQPFVIAGRLTKTGMGFDNSIFMTIENARKLAKEYERIMQHPVAKNENLISSVMVRINPRYDAGEVAKKIREEFKGEEIYPLISKRMMTNISSSISSLNVYVYILIAILWILSFIVLAVSFSSIFNERKEEFGMLRIIGSTKKKLFELAVLESLMISMSGAVIGTVLSCLIMFLFYQAIVTGMKMPFLNPSFLWTFVCFLLTFALISVIGPLAALKTMYSFTKEEPALSKS encoded by the coding sequence ATGGAAAATTTACAAATAAAAAAACTGACTGCCTATGAGCTTGCAAAATTAAATATCAAAAGAAAACCTTTTAGGACTGCAAGCCTAATTATTCTTACGGCTGTTTTAGCCTTTAGTCTTTTTGCAGGCAGTTTTTTGGTAAAAAGTTTAAGGGGCGGAATGTTGTCACTTTCGAATCGTCTGGGTGCGGATATTATTGTCGTGCCCCAAGGTTATGACTCAAAGATTGAAAGTGCCTTATTGAGAGGGGAGCCTAATAGTTTTTATTTTGATACGGAAGTCGTAGAACGTGTAAAAAAAATTGAAGGGGTTGAACTCGCATCTCCCCAGCTTTTTATTGCGACCCTCTCTGCGGGCTGCTGTTCTTTTCCTTTACAGATTATAGGTATCGATTTTGATTCAGATTTTAATGTGAAACCTTGGCTTAAAAAACAGATAAAACTTCCTCTTTTGGATAATCAAATTGTAGCCGGAAGTAATATATCAGGCGATTATAATTCTCAAGTAAAATTTTTTAATCAACCCTTTGTGATTGCAGGCCGTTTGACTAAAACGGGAATGGGGTTTGATAATTCCATTTTTATGACAATAGAAAATGCGCGGAAGCTTGCAAAAGAGTATGAAAGAATTATGCAGCATCCTGTTGCAAAAAATGAAAATTTGATTTCAAGTGTTATGGTAAGGATTAATCCGAGATATGACGCAGGTGAGGTAGCTAAAAAGATAAGAGAAGAATTTAAGGGAGAAGAAATTTATCCTTTAATATCGAAGAGGATGATGACAAATATATCTTCAAGTATTTCAAGCTTAAATGTCTATGTTTATATCCTTATTGCGATCCTATGGATTCTTTCATTTATCGTGTTGGCTGTTTCTTTTTCTTCGATTTTTAATGAGCGTAAAGAAGAATTCGGAATGTTGAGGATAATAGGAAGTACCAAAAAGAAATTATTTGAACTTGCGGTTTTAGAATCTCTTATGATAAGTATGTCGGGAGCAGTTATAGGAACGGTTCTTTCATGTTTGATTATGTTTTTATTTTATCAGGCAATTGTTACAGGAATGAAGATGCCTTTTTTAAACCCTTCTTTTCTTTGGACATTTGTTTGCTTCCTTTTGACCTTTGCCCTTATTTCTGTAATCGGCCCCCTCGCAGCCCTTAAAACTATGTATAGTTTTACAAAAGAAGAACCGGCTTTATCAAA
- a CDS encoding ABC transporter permease, with translation MFWRMIAGALFRQKGKMVMIAFTIALGASLSTSMLNTMLGVGDKVNQELKTYGANINVAHKESSLLDDIYGEESGNTKKFLKEDELYKIKTIFWAYNIVDYAPFLNVQVDYDGADKPVRLSGTWFDFRIDLHTGQEVITGIRRMRTWWEVNGNWVSDDDNSSCMVGSLFAGRNNLKVGDEIKLTSAAASKTLKVSAIFNSGSNEDEVIFTTLHTAQEFLGKTNVCESIEVSALTTPDNDLARKAARNPLSLTIKEMEIWYCTAYVSSICYQIQEVITDAVAKPIRQVAESEGAILNKTSLLMLLITVLSLIASALGISNLVTASVMDRRAEIGLKKAIGASNTAVTVSVLTEVMVIGIIGGAAGYFVGLGLTQIIGRSVFGSAIPPAPMVIPIVVLIIFLITLLGSFPSVRYLLKLNPTEVLHGK, from the coding sequence ATGTTTTGGAGAATGATAGCGGGAGCGCTTTTTAGACAAAAAGGAAAAATGGTGATGATAGCTTTTACCATTGCCCTAGGCGCAAGTCTTTCAACTTCTATGCTTAACACAATGCTTGGTGTAGGAGATAAGGTAAACCAAGAGCTTAAAACATACGGAGCCAATATCAATGTTGCTCATAAAGAATCTTCTCTTTTAGATGATATTTACGGAGAAGAATCCGGAAACACAAAAAAATTCTTAAAAGAAGATGAATTGTATAAAATTAAAACCATATTTTGGGCATACAATATTGTCGATTATGCACCTTTTTTAAATGTGCAAGTAGATTATGACGGAGCGGATAAACCTGTCCGCCTGTCGGGTACATGGTTCGATTTTAGGATAGACTTACATACCGGGCAGGAAGTTATAACCGGAATAAGAAGAATGCGTACATGGTGGGAAGTAAACGGAAACTGGGTTTCGGATGATGATAATTCTTCCTGTATGGTAGGAAGTCTTTTTGCAGGAAGAAATAACTTAAAAGTAGGGGACGAGATAAAACTTACAAGTGCTGCAGCCTCTAAAACTTTAAAGGTCTCTGCAATTTTTAATTCGGGAAGCAATGAAGATGAGGTAATTTTTACTACATTGCATACAGCCCAAGAATTTTTAGGAAAGACAAATGTTTGTGAAAGCATCGAAGTAAGTGCTTTGACAACTCCCGATAATGATTTGGCAAGAAAGGCCGCAAGAAACCCTTTAAGTTTAACGATAAAAGAAATGGAAATATGGTATTGCACCGCCTATGTAAGCAGTATTTGTTATCAGATTCAGGAGGTTATAACGGATGCGGTTGCAAAGCCGATAAGACAGGTGGCCGAATCCGAAGGTGCTATCTTAAATAAGACAAGCTTGTTAATGCTTTTAATTACCGTTTTAAGTTTGATCGCTTCGGCTCTCGGTATTTCAAACTTGGTAACGGCGAGTGTTATGGATAGAAGGGCTGAAATCGGCTTAAAAAAAGCAATCGGGGCAAGTAATACGGCCGTTACCGTTTCGGTTTTAACTGAGGTTATGGTAATAGGAATTATCGGCGGTGCCGCCGGATATTTTGTAGGGTTGGGTTTAACGCAGATAATAGGCCGAAGCGTTTTCGGTTCTGCGATTCCGCCGGCTCCCATGGTTATTCCCATTGTAGTGCTTATCATTTTTTTGATTACCCTTTTGGGAAGTTTTCCGTCGGTAAGATATTTATTAAAGCTAAACCCCACGGAAGTTTTGCACGGAAAATAA